From a region of the Corallococcus coralloides DSM 2259 genome:
- a CDS encoding RNA polymerase sigma factor, producing the protein MSLSPEAMDALLRHHHAFLAFLTPRLGSQEAAREVLQAAFVKGMEQGGSLREEQSAVAWFYRLLRNALVDRHRRGQREVSTLESLAHEQPLSTEDANGLEATVCGCVAGLAGTLKPEYAEAVRRVDLEGLSVATYAQEAGISANNAAVRLHRARKALGEQLVELCGHCCAQGCVDCDCAPT; encoded by the coding sequence ATGAGCCTGTCACCGGAAGCGATGGACGCGCTGCTGCGCCATCACCATGCGTTCCTCGCGTTCCTCACGCCGCGCCTGGGGAGCCAGGAGGCCGCGCGCGAAGTGCTGCAGGCCGCGTTCGTGAAGGGCATGGAGCAGGGAGGCTCCCTGCGCGAGGAGCAGAGCGCGGTGGCCTGGTTCTACCGGCTCCTGCGCAACGCGCTGGTGGACCGTCACCGGAGGGGCCAGCGGGAGGTCTCCACGCTGGAGTCCCTGGCGCACGAGCAGCCCCTTTCCACGGAGGATGCCAACGGCCTGGAGGCGACGGTGTGCGGCTGCGTGGCGGGGCTCGCGGGGACGCTCAAGCCCGAGTACGCGGAGGCCGTACGCCGGGTGGACCTGGAGGGACTCAGCGTGGCCACGTACGCACAGGAGGCGGGCATCTCCGCCAACAACGCCGCCGTGCGCCTGCACCGCGCCCGCAAGGCCCTGGGCGAGCAGCTGGTGGAGCTGTGCGGCCATTGCTGCGCGCAGGGCTGCGTGGACTGCGACTGCGCGCCCACGTGA
- a CDS encoding methyltransferase family protein translates to MDVATFTRPALPAATLAFLLFAMVLPSVRLRRRTGRPALVLHRSGPPLQRVIGVGMALFMGAIVLWSAAHLAFGEQTLGVWHVPDALRWSGWALVAVGFVFTVRAQVEMGASWRIGIDSDRTELVTGGLFGVVRNPIFSGMLVVVTGMALATPSAWTVMGWLDYVLLVSLQVRLEEDHLLRLHGATYQRYAARVGRFIPGVGRLEAPGLDAAPRITV, encoded by the coding sequence ATGGACGTCGCCACCTTCACCCGGCCGGCCCTGCCCGCCGCCACCCTCGCCTTCCTCCTCTTCGCCATGGTGTTGCCGTCGGTGCGCCTGCGCCGCCGCACGGGCCGCCCGGCGCTGGTGCTGCACCGCTCCGGCCCGCCGCTCCAGCGGGTCATCGGCGTGGGCATGGCGCTGTTCATGGGAGCCATCGTGCTCTGGAGCGCCGCGCACCTGGCCTTCGGTGAGCAGACATTGGGCGTGTGGCACGTGCCGGACGCGCTCCGCTGGAGTGGCTGGGCCCTGGTGGCCGTGGGGTTCGTCTTCACCGTGCGGGCCCAGGTGGAGATGGGCGCGTCGTGGCGCATCGGCATCGACTCGGATCGGACGGAGCTGGTGACGGGAGGCCTCTTCGGCGTCGTCCGCAACCCCATCTTCAGCGGGATGCTCGTCGTGGTGACGGGCATGGCGCTCGCGACCCCGAGCGCGTGGACCGTGATGGGCTGGCTCGACTACGTGCTGCTGGTGTCGCTCCAGGTGCGGCTGGAGGAGGACCACCTGCTCCGCCTGCACGGCGCCACCTATCAGCGCTACGCGGCGCGCGTGGGCCGCTTCATCCCCGGTGTGGGGCGGCTCGAAGCGCCCGGCCTGGACGCCGCGCCGCGCATCACAGTGTGA